The SAR202 cluster bacterium genome has a window encoding:
- the glnA gene encoding type I glutamate--ammonia ligase, whose protein sequence is MGFTVTEQGEMKPLKRTADEAMEVLKRHKVKFVDLQFTDMPGRLHHVTVPTRVIDSGAFEEGIPKLDGSSIRGFTDIHNSDMVLMPDPSTLAIIPWIPEEQRTARLICDVHWGYGKGRFSRDPRAISQRAEEVLRANGFDHSLWGPEIEFFIFDRVRWDTSSPQRGMGYSIESTEAAWNSAGSNYPIRFKEGYFPVPPHDSLMEFRSKCNLTLEGHFGIATDAHHHEVATAGQCEIDMYRDYLTTMADSSVTYKYVIKNLAHQAGKIATFMPKPMFGDNGSGMHTNVSLWRNGTNLFYDGDDEYAELSQLGRYFAAGLIQHSRALTAICCPTTNSYRRLVPGYEAPVNVAWSRSNRSSNVRVPTYKRGLRFAGQKRLEFRTPDPSCNPYLSFAAVTAAGLDGIKRKLDLPSPVDEDIYALSDREKREREIGELPGSLREAIEALKSDMDFLSPIFTEDVLDKIIQNGEREHMEVAARPHPQEFQFYFDI, encoded by the coding sequence ATCACGTGACGGTGCCAACGCGGGTTATCGACTCGGGAGCTTTTGAGGAGGGGATACCCAAGCTGGACGGCTCGTCTATACGAGGCTTCACTGATATTCACAACTCGGACATGGTACTGATGCCGGACCCGTCTACCCTGGCTATCATCCCATGGATACCCGAGGAGCAGAGGACGGCGCGGCTTATATGCGATGTTCACTGGGGCTATGGGAAGGGTCGGTTCTCTCGAGACCCGAGGGCTATATCACAGAGGGCGGAGGAGGTGCTGAGGGCCAATGGATTCGACCACTCGCTGTGGGGACCGGAGATAGAGTTCTTTATATTCGACAGGGTACGATGGGACACGTCGTCGCCGCAGCGGGGGATGGGATACAGCATTGAGTCCACGGAGGCGGCGTGGAACAGCGCGGGGAGCAACTACCCGATCCGATTTAAGGAAGGGTACTTTCCAGTGCCGCCGCACGACTCGCTGATGGAGTTCCGGAGCAAGTGCAACCTGACGCTGGAAGGGCATTTCGGCATCGCCACGGACGCGCACCACCACGAGGTGGCAACGGCGGGCCAGTGCGAAATCGACATGTACCGGGACTACCTGACCACCATGGCGGACTCGTCGGTGACGTACAAGTACGTTATCAAGAACCTGGCGCATCAGGCGGGGAAAATCGCCACGTTTATGCCGAAGCCGATGTTCGGGGACAACGGGTCGGGGATGCACACCAACGTAAGCCTGTGGCGCAACGGGACGAACCTATTTTACGACGGCGATGACGAGTACGCGGAGTTGAGCCAGCTTGGCCGGTACTTTGCGGCGGGGCTTATACAGCACAGCCGGGCGCTGACGGCTATCTGCTGCCCGACGACCAACTCCTACCGGCGGCTGGTGCCGGGTTACGAGGCGCCGGTGAACGTGGCGTGGAGCCGGAGCAACCGGTCTTCCAACGTGAGGGTGCCGACGTACAAGCGGGGGCTAAGGTTCGCGGGGCAGAAGAGGCTGGAGTTCCGGACGCCGGACCCGTCGTGCAACCCGTACCTGTCCTTCGCGGCGGTGACAGCGGCTGGACTGGACGGCATCAAGCGGAAGCTGGACCTGCCGTCGCCGGTGGATGAGGATATCTACGCGCTGTCGGACAGGGAGAAGAGAGAGCGCGAGATTGGGGAGCTGCCGGGGAGCCTGCGGGAGGCCATCGAGGCGTTGAAGTCGGACATGGACTTCCTGTCGCCGATATTCACCGAGGACGTTCTGGACAAGATTATCCAGAACGGCGAGCGGGAGCATATGGAGGTGGCGGCGCGGCCACACCCGCAGGAGTTCCAGTTCTACTTCGACATATAG